In one window of Serinus canaria isolate serCan28SL12 chromosome 18, serCan2020, whole genome shotgun sequence DNA:
- the LOC103820018 gene encoding TBC1 domain family member 24-like isoform X1 yields MPEAQGPAQIPRDVLGRPPKELKRLAREGCWAGSHAGRARLYPRLIQRVSCRLVTPDALVYRDVAARLFGKPSVSSHPLPEFLEGCPVPTYCLSPHGVTALKKILICVGALFPDITHSPLLPALAALLLHYSEDEAQCFESLSRLIASNAPHAAYIDQSFLAHQASCMTFGDLASKHCPAAHKLIAGAADNVLEVYSEWLSWLFPGLPFGYAVRVLDVFLLEGQKVLYRIALALLKQFRLSAAPAGPQGSDIKAELQAFVRNITEHVTVDKLLERAFGIRLFSRKEIWLLHMANRKALVERGITVVQRRPSFHLAVDMQKFSSSTVTAQEMRLVWSWLPERFSLFPPLLLFSTSEDGCSLQRFYTCCEGYEPTVLLIKTTEGEVCGAFLSSDWAERKKSGATSGFFGTGECFVFTVRPEAERYEWVLIKKPELAKAVPRSRQRSPSPAPESPLGSSRDSRSSSPNHLAVPSPQGRGRLSPFLAIRHFLLPSKTASMFMSGSRDGIVIGGGGGQALSLDASLLRGHTEHCETFDNPPLCQENFQVQLLEVWGFQRA; encoded by the exons ATGCCGGAGGCGCAGGGGCCGGCGCAGATCCCGCGGGACGTCCTGGGCCGGCCCCCGAAGGAGCTGAAGCGGCTGGCGAGGGAAGGCTGCTGGGCCGGGAGCCACGCGGGCCGGGCCCGGCTCTACCCCCGGCTCATCCAGCGCGTCTCCTGCCGCCTCGTCACCCCCGACGCGCTCGTGTACCGCGACGTGGCCGCCCGGCTCTTCGGGAAGCCCAGCGTGAGCTCGCACCCCCTGCCCGAGTTCCTGGAGGGCTGCCCCGTGCCCACCTACTGCCTCAGCCCGCACGGCGTCACGGCCCTGAAGAAGATCCTGATCTGCGTGGGTGCCCTGTTCCCCGACATCACGCACAGCCCGCTGCTGCCGGCGCTGGCGGCGCTGCTGCTGCACTACAGCGAGGACGAGGCCCAGTGCTTCGAGAGCCTCTCGCGCCTCATCGCCAGCAACGCTCCCCACGCCGCCTACATCGATCAGTCCTTCCTGGCCCACCAGGCCTCCTGCATGACCTTCGGGGACCTGGCCAGCAAGCACTGCCCCGCGGCTCACAAGCTCATAGCCGGCGCCGCCGACAACGTCCTCGAGGTCTACTCGGAGTGGCTGTCGTGGCTCTTCCCCGGGCTGCCCTTTGGCTACGCCGTGCGCGTGCTGGACGTGTTCCTGCTGGAGGGCCAGAAGGTCCTGTACCGCATcgccctggccctgctgaagCAGTTCAGGCTCTCGGCGGCCCCGGCCGGGCCGCAGGGCTCCGACATCAAGGCCGAGCTGCAGGCTTTTGTCAGGAACATCACCGAGCACGTCACCGTGGACAAACTCCTGGAGAGAGCCTTCGGCATCCGCCTCTTCTCCCGCAAGGAGATCTGGCTGCTCCACATGGCCAACAGGAAGGCCTTGGTGGAGAGGGGCATCACCGTGGTGCAGAGGAG GCCGTCCTTCCACCTGGCTGTGGACATGCAGAAGTTCAGCTCCAGCACTGTCACGGCGCAGGAGATGCGCCTCGTCTGGTCCTGGCTCCCCGAGCGCTTCTCGCTCTTCCCCCcgctgctgctcttctccacCTCTGAGGAcggctgcagcctgcagag GTTCTACACGTGCTGTGAAGGCTACGAGCCCACGGTGCTGCTCATCAAAACCACCGAGGGGGAG GTGTGTGGGGCCTTTCTCTCCTCCGACTGGGCCGAAAGGAAGAAGAGCGGAGCCACGTCGGGCTTTTTTGGGACAGGGGAGTGCTTTGTGTTCACT GTGCGCCCCGAGGCAGAGAGGTACGAGTGGGTGCTCATCAAGAAGCCGGAGCTGGCCAAGGCCGTGCCGCGCTCCCGGCAGCGCTCGCCTTCCCCCGCTCCCGAATCCCCGCTCGGCTCCTCCCGGGACAGCCGCAGCTCCAGCCCCAACCACCTGGCCGTGCCCTCGCCGCAGGGGAGAGGCCGCCTGTCCCCGTTCCTGGCCATCAGGCActtcctgctgccctccaaAACGGCCTCCATGTTCATGTCCGGCTCCCGGGACGGGATCGTTATCG GCGGAGGGGGAGGCCAAGCGCTGTCCCTGGACGCCAGCCTGCTGCGGGGACACACGGAGCACTGCGAGACCTTCGACAACCCCCCGCTCTGCCAGGAGAACTTCCAGGTGCAGCTCTTGGAGGTGTGGGGCTTTCAAAGAGCCTag
- the LOC103820018 gene encoding TBC1 domain family member 24-like isoform X2 yields the protein MPEAQGPAQIPRDVLGRPPKELKRLAREGCWAGSHAGRARLYPRLIQRVSCRLVTPDALVYRDVAARLFGKPSVSSHPLPEFLEGCPVPTYCLSPHGVTALKKILICVGALFPDITHSPLLPALAALLLHYSEDEAQCFESLSRLIASNAPHAAYIDQSFLAHQASCMTFGDLASKHCPAAHKLIAGAADNVLEVYSEWLSWLFPGLPFGYAVRVLDVFLLEGQKVLYRIALALLKQFRLSAAPAGPQGSDIKAELQAFVRNITEHVTVDKLLERAFGIRLFSRKEIWLLHMANRKALVERGITVVQRSRGPQPGLMSLPPRPSFHLAVDMQKFSSSTVTAQEMRLVWSWLPERFSLFPPLLLFSTSEDGCSLQRFYTCCEGYEPTVLLIKTTEGEVCGAFLSSDWAERKKSGATSGFFGTGECFVFTVRPEAERYEWVLIKKPELAKAVPRSRQRSPSPAPESPLGSSRDSRSSSPNHLAVPSPQGRGRLSPFLAIRHFLLPSKTASMFMSGSRDGIVIGGGGGQALSLDASLLRGHTEHCETFDNPPLCQENFQVQLLEVWGFQRA from the exons ATGCCGGAGGCGCAGGGGCCGGCGCAGATCCCGCGGGACGTCCTGGGCCGGCCCCCGAAGGAGCTGAAGCGGCTGGCGAGGGAAGGCTGCTGGGCCGGGAGCCACGCGGGCCGGGCCCGGCTCTACCCCCGGCTCATCCAGCGCGTCTCCTGCCGCCTCGTCACCCCCGACGCGCTCGTGTACCGCGACGTGGCCGCCCGGCTCTTCGGGAAGCCCAGCGTGAGCTCGCACCCCCTGCCCGAGTTCCTGGAGGGCTGCCCCGTGCCCACCTACTGCCTCAGCCCGCACGGCGTCACGGCCCTGAAGAAGATCCTGATCTGCGTGGGTGCCCTGTTCCCCGACATCACGCACAGCCCGCTGCTGCCGGCGCTGGCGGCGCTGCTGCTGCACTACAGCGAGGACGAGGCCCAGTGCTTCGAGAGCCTCTCGCGCCTCATCGCCAGCAACGCTCCCCACGCCGCCTACATCGATCAGTCCTTCCTGGCCCACCAGGCCTCCTGCATGACCTTCGGGGACCTGGCCAGCAAGCACTGCCCCGCGGCTCACAAGCTCATAGCCGGCGCCGCCGACAACGTCCTCGAGGTCTACTCGGAGTGGCTGTCGTGGCTCTTCCCCGGGCTGCCCTTTGGCTACGCCGTGCGCGTGCTGGACGTGTTCCTGCTGGAGGGCCAGAAGGTCCTGTACCGCATcgccctggccctgctgaagCAGTTCAGGCTCTCGGCGGCCCCGGCCGGGCCGCAGGGCTCCGACATCAAGGCCGAGCTGCAGGCTTTTGTCAGGAACATCACCGAGCACGTCACCGTGGACAAACTCCTGGAGAGAGCCTTCGGCATCCGCCTCTTCTCCCGCAAGGAGATCTGGCTGCTCCACATGGCCAACAGGAAGGCCTTGGTGGAGAGGGGCATCACCGTGGTGCAGAGGAG CAGAgggccccagcctggcctgatgTCCCTCCCCCCCAGGCCGTCCTTCCACCTGGCTGTGGACATGCAGAAGTTCAGCTCCAGCACTGTCACGGCGCAGGAGATGCGCCTCGTCTGGTCCTGGCTCCCCGAGCGCTTCTCGCTCTTCCCCCcgctgctgctcttctccacCTCTGAGGAcggctgcagcctgcagag GTTCTACACGTGCTGTGAAGGCTACGAGCCCACGGTGCTGCTCATCAAAACCACCGAGGGGGAG GTGTGTGGGGCCTTTCTCTCCTCCGACTGGGCCGAAAGGAAGAAGAGCGGAGCCACGTCGGGCTTTTTTGGGACAGGGGAGTGCTTTGTGTTCACT GTGCGCCCCGAGGCAGAGAGGTACGAGTGGGTGCTCATCAAGAAGCCGGAGCTGGCCAAGGCCGTGCCGCGCTCCCGGCAGCGCTCGCCTTCCCCCGCTCCCGAATCCCCGCTCGGCTCCTCCCGGGACAGCCGCAGCTCCAGCCCCAACCACCTGGCCGTGCCCTCGCCGCAGGGGAGAGGCCGCCTGTCCCCGTTCCTGGCCATCAGGCActtcctgctgccctccaaAACGGCCTCCATGTTCATGTCCGGCTCCCGGGACGGGATCGTTATCG GCGGAGGGGGAGGCCAAGCGCTGTCCCTGGACGCCAGCCTGCTGCGGGGACACACGGAGCACTGCGAGACCTTCGACAACCCCCCGCTCTGCCAGGAGAACTTCCAGGTGCAGCTCTTGGAGGTGTGGGGCTTTCAAAGAGCCTag